A portion of the Lolium rigidum isolate FL_2022 chromosome 1, APGP_CSIRO_Lrig_0.1, whole genome shotgun sequence genome contains these proteins:
- the LOC124683952 gene encoding protein GLUTAMINE DUMPER 6-like, whose translation MRPVREAAAALVGVGGGDQAAASSAAGHAAHAHTELWRTPTPYLFLGFALMMGLIALALLMLFCTRRKPSTGASRRGSGTAESESARGMVMAPLDREPKVVVIMAGDNMPSFIASARPFAFAAAVESDEQRKAGAA comes from the coding sequence ATGAGGCCGGTGAGAGAAGCCGCGGCGGCGCTggtgggcgtcggcggcggcgaccaaGCGGCGGCTTCATCCGCGGCCGGACACGCCGCCCACGCGCACACGGAGCTGTGGAGGACGCCCACGCCGTATCTGTTCCTCGGCTTCGCGCTCATGATGGGCCTCATCGCGTTGGCGCTCCTCATGCTCTTCTGCACGCGCCGCAAGCCGTCGACCGGCGCGTCACGGCGGGGGAGCGGCACCGCAGAGTCGGAGTCGGCCCGGGGGATGGTGATGGCCCCGCTCGACCGGGAGCCCAAGGTCGTCGTCATCATGGCCGGTGACAACATGCCGTCCTTCATCGCCAGCGCCAGGCCCTTCGCTTTCGCCGCCGCCGTAGAATCCGACGAGCAGCGCAAGGCGGGCGCCGCGTAG